GTACAATATATGAGATTAGAGATGTTATGTCTAGTTGTTTGCTTTAATATCTAATTTTGGGCTTAGTCTTTAATCTTATCTTAGAGTTAGCGGTTGTCGGTATTGGGGGCGATCTTCTGCGACAACAGTTTGCCATAGCCGCCTCGTCCGGCGTCGTAATCCGTGCGATACTCATCACGCACCTGGCCGCCGGTTTTGCCGCGTCCATATTGCCTGCCCTCAATGAAACCGGCGTCCCAGTCCACTCGAATCAGTCGATCATCTAAGCGGGTGCCATTCACAAATCTATTGGGGGGAgcaaggaaaataaatacattagaAGGTCGCAAATCTTCAAGCTCgacttttaatataaatattaaatagtttGGGGTGCATTTTGTTGCACTCTGGCagagtattttaatttaatacaataatACAAGTCCGTTTTCCCGCCATTTTTTTACAGTTTAATAGCTacttaatattataatgttcatgtttatttatttgtagaattttaaaaacaagacaGAAACTTTGACGTGTCTTGAGAAAGATCAAAAGGAaccacttttttttcttcgtATTTCGTAGACAAGAAACTTGAAATGTTGTCGATTTATATAGATTAAATTAACATGACATGTCTTTCCATGGAATAATAATATTGCTCAATGTGAAATAAGTTGTTGTAGTCGTTTAATGGAAATGACTGCAATAACTAGTATGAGATTAGTCTagtaaaatatgtaatttgcTTGGGGCTTACAAAATACTCCTAGGTACTGCCCCAGatcttaaaaactaaaagttcCGAAAACAATGTGGCTTTTCCTCTGGAGGAATTGGCTCACCTCATGGCCGACTCCGCCTCGGACCTTATGTAGTATTCCACAAAACAGAAGCCACAGGGCGTTTTCTTGTACTTGTCCAAACCCATTACTATTACCCGGACATCGCCGCATCGCGAGAATAGTTCGTGGATCTGCTCCTCAGTCGTGTAGAAGCTCAGATTTCCCACATACAGTGTACACGAGTCGCGGAGCGATCTTTCTTGCTCCGACCGAGAGCCCTGAAATTGGGTTATATTGTTAGGATTTGGTGGACTGGCCCAGGGATATACTCACCTTGAAGTGCTGATCGCGATACGAGCTAAGTTCCACGGATGCGGTCATATTTTCGGCTATAaactaatgaaatattttctacGCTTTTATTTAGTGGCGGCAGTCCAACGATTTATTTTTCGATAAATATGCTGGTATTTCGCTTGCCCTCGCTTGCTGTGACCAGTTCACTTGCAGTATCTATCATTTGCCAGAAACTGTGATCCTATTCGATAGTTGCTATTCAAcgaaataaatgaatataaaaatgtatatgtactCAGCGCAAatggtttatatttaaaatatattttaaaatgtctctgcaatatgcaaattttattataattgttattgtttgtgCAGGGTAAAGTGATTACGATAGTATcgatatatataatattagtGAATTCGATATATACAGTGTTTACCTTTTGGTATATCCGCCACGCGTTAGTACATTTCTAAATTACTGCTGCTTCGCAAAGACATTTTACGGCccgttgttattattatttttatggattCCACAAATCGTACTTAATGAACACCTCACTCAATTCTGCAGGCGGCAAGCGGCAGCTGCGCTTCCGCGGCGACGTTACCGGCAGTCGAGTGGAGGAGCTGCATCTTCACCAGGAGGAGATTAAACAGAAGGCGCTTGCCCAGGATGACGTTGCAGCGACGCCGACTGCGACGCAGAGCGGTAAACATGGAATTTCTTTAGCGAACGATATAGTTTAAATATACTCAATCCTTGGATTACTATTTAAGCAACAGATAAcacttttattatattttgttttgctacaAATCTTGAAAGTCCCTGATTTTGGATTGCTGTTTGATATATAGATACAacatatttctaaaaaaatgcattatagattaagatttttttatacatagcATAAAAAACATAGATATATTAGCCTG
This genomic window from Drosophila gunungcola strain Sukarami chromosome 3R, Dgunungcola_SK_2, whole genome shotgun sequence contains:
- the LOC128265707 gene encoding nuclear cap-binding protein subunit 2, giving the protein MTASVELSSYRDQHFKGSRSEQERSLRDSCTLYVGNLSFYTTEEQIHELFSRCGDVRVIVMGLDKYKKTPCGFCFVEYYIRSEAESAMRFVNGTRLDDRLIRVDWDAGFIEGRQYGRGKTGGQVRDEYRTDYDAGRGGYGKLLSQKIAPNTDNR